From Lampris incognitus isolate fLamInc1 chromosome 13, fLamInc1.hap2, whole genome shotgun sequence, one genomic window encodes:
- the gsta.1 gene encoding glutathione S-transferase, alpha tandem duplicate 1 codes for MADKVVLHYFDGRGKMESIRWLLTVAGVEFDEVHLSTHEQYETLLRDGALMFQQVPMVEMDGMKLVQTRAILNYIAEKYSLHGKDVKERAKINMYSEGLRDLMEMMMMLPFTPPADVKAKLENIQTKAAERYLPVYEKALTGATYLVGGALSCADVELLECSLMLEERVPEILTQFPNVKAFQSRMSRIPAIERFLQPGSKRKPQPDENYVKTVMEVFKVKLPLTK; via the exons ATGGCTGACAAGGTTGTCCTGCACTACTTCGACGGCAGAGGGAAAATGGAGTCGATCCGTTGGCTTCTCACCGTCGCAGGGGTTGAG TTCGACGAGGTTCACCTGAGCACCCACGAGCAGTACGAGACGCTCCTGAGGG ACGGGGCTCTCATGTTTCAACAGGTCCCTATGGTGGAGATGGATGGCATGAAGCTTGTTCAGACGAGGGCGATCTTGAATTATATCGCCGAGAAATACAGTCTCCACGGCAAAGACGTCAAGGAGCGTGCCAA GATCAATATGTACTCAGAGGGACTGAGGGACCTgatggagatgatgatgatgctgcccTTCACACCACCCGCGGATGTGAAAGCCAAGCTGGAGAACATCCAGACTAAAGCCGCGGAGCGTTACCTCCCCGTGTATGAGAAG GCGTTGACTGGTGCCACATACCTGGTGGGTGGTGCACTGAGCTGTGCCGACGTGGAGCTTCTTGAATGCAGCCTGATGTTGGAGGAGAGGGTCCCCGAAATTCTCACCCAGTTCCCCAACGTCAAG GCTTTCCAGAGTAGGATGAGCAGAATACCAGCCATCGAGAGGTTCCTGCAGCCAGGCAGCAAGAGGAAGCCCCAACcggatgaaaattatgtaaaaaCTGTCATGGAGGTGTTCAAAGTAAAACTGCCGCTGACTAAGTAA
- the tmem14a gene encoding transmembrane protein 14A, giving the protein MAIDWVGFAYAAAIALGGYMGYKRKGSVMSLIAGLVFGGFSAYGAYRVSSDPNDVKVALLTSGTLTAVMGMRFKKSGKLMPAGIMAGLSLLMVLRLLLFTIV; this is encoded by the exons ATGGCGATAGACTGGGTTGGATTCGCCTACGCTGCAGCCATCGCCCTGGGAGGCTATATGGGCTACAAGAGGAAAG GTAGTGTGATGTCCCTGATAGCGGGCTTGGTGTTCGGCGGCTTCTCTGCCTACGGTGCCTACAGGGTCTCAAGTGACCCGAACGACGTCAAGGTGGCTTTGC TCACGTCGGGAACCCTCACGGCCGTGATGGGAATGAGATTCAAGAAGTCTGGAAAATTGATGCCTGCTGGCATTATGGCAGGACTAAG TTTGCTGATGGTGTTACGACTGCTCCTCTTCACGATTGTGTGA
- the agpat5 gene encoding 1-acyl-sn-glycerol-3-phosphate acyltransferase epsilon yields MLLSLIVHTYSLRYWLPATVMLGTAPAYLLSWGVWRFLSTLLPARVYHNVDDQLYSIYQSMVLFFFEKYTGVEIVVYGEIPKKKENVVYLSNHQCTADWIIADMLAIRQDALGHVRYVLKDGLKWLPLYGWYFSQHGGVYVKRSARFDEKAMRTKLLSQTISGTPMYLVIFPEGTRYNPELKNVISDSQAFAAKEGLAILKQTLTPRMKASHIAIETMRGHLDAVYDITVAYDSTLDAAGQRRPAPSMPEFLCKECPRVHIHFERVDMAEIPPEPVFFRRWLHERFEIKDRLLTAFYNSEDPDQLRRFPGEGRGSPLSVTKTLPSLLILGGLTLPLLLTESGRKLYVKTWVYGTLLGWLWVKVRP; encoded by the exons ATGCTTCTCTCCTTGATCGTGCACACATACTCGCTGCGGTACTGGTTGCCGGCCACGGTGATGCTGGGCACCGCGCCGGCTTACCTGCTTTCGTGGGGAGTTTGGCGTTTCCTGTCCACCCTCTTACCAGCAAGAGTGTACCACAACGTGGACGACCAGCTGTACTCCATCTACCAGAGCATGGTCCTCTTTTTCTTTGAGAAGTACACAGGAGTGGAG ATTGTTGTATACGGAGAGATACCAAAGAAGAAGGAGAATGTGGTCTACCTCTCCAATCATCAATGTACAG CGGACTGGATCATCGCCGACATGCTTGCCATCAGGCAGGATGCTCTCGGTCACGTGAGATATGTCCTTAAAGACGGACTCAAGTGGCTGCCGTTGTACGGATGGTACTTCTCTCAG CATGGCGGCGTCTATGTAAAACGAAGTGCCAGGTTTGATGAAAAGGCGATGAGaacgaaactcctcagtcagacTATATCAGGGACACCA atGTACCTCGTCATCTTCCCAGAAGGAACCCGGTATAACCCGGAGCTCAAGAATGTGATCAGTGACAGCCAGGCGTTTGCAGCAAAGGAGG GACTGGCCATCCTCAAGCAAACCCTCACGCCCAGAATGAAAGCCTCTCACATCGCCATAGAGACCATGAGGGGTCACCTGGACGCCGTCTATGACATTACAGTGGCGTACGACAGCACGCTAGATGCTGCTGGGCAACGGCGACCCGCCCCGTCAATGCCAG AATTCCTGTGCAAAGAATGCCCCAGAGTCCACATACACTTTGAGCGTGTGGACATGGCGGAAATTCCTCCAGAGCCAGTGTTTTTCCGCAGGTGGCTGCACGAGCGCTTTGAGATCAAGGACCG gctgCTGACTGCGTTCTACAACTCGGAGGATCCAGACCAACTTCGCAGGTTCCCCGGTGAAGGCCGAGGCTCTCCGCTCAGTGTTACGAAAACCCTCCCGTCGCTGCTGATTTTAGGAGGATTGACTCTGCCGCTGCTGTTGACCGAGTCCGGCAGGAAACTCTATGTCAAAACGTGGGTGTATGGAACACTGCTGGGATGGCTGTGGGTGAAGGTCAGGCCTTAA